In Saccharomycodes ludwigii strain NBRC 1722 chromosome III, whole genome shotgun sequence, one DNA window encodes the following:
- the APM4 gene encoding Apm4p (similar to Saccharomyces cerevisiae YOL062C | APM4 | clathrin Adaptor Protein complex Medium chain), with product MINSLFIYSPRGDLLITKVIKDSVRKTSSLSEVFRIQIISDSSGVIRSPILTLGSTTFHHIRKNKLWIVAVTRNNVDSALIWEFLFRFSNLLENFGINNDDSVRDKFTLVYDLLHCILSIDGVPYDTELSNICSKLGIMPVNKNVISGSSNGSSTADSNGISINGSNSNIMNSGNNSNSSNNRSIDDNDFFSSLNPKNFGKFLDRKSNSNSSSNTALNSYNNTTSDIPWRPNLDIKYKKNEIFLDIIENINILISKEGDILKSYIDGVVEMQCKLSGMPVVQLKLNDEQQQQKADDFEHYLDLDMKKRKKGIPDSAVKSVHLDDYKFHQCVQLNKFHTDCSITFVPPDGNIELMTYHVKEYLNLPFSIQPIVTSNSRTNSVHYSISLKSLFSSKLNATDVVLKIPLPQGTLECNSKASNGKCKYSVEEKMFYWRFNKFRGSTENMLQMSARLSENIIFDLNKWNKPAISLKFEILMFTCSGLTVKYCNVRERSNNYRTTKWIKYISKAGSYEVRY from the coding sequence atgattAATTCACTATTTATATACAGTCCAAGAGGTGATTTACTCATAACCAAAGTAATCAAAGACTCAGTCAGAAAAACATCTTCACTTTCTGAAGTATTTCGTATTCAAATAATCAGTGATAGTTCGGGGGTTATCAGATCTCCAATTTTAACGCTAGGTTCCACTACCTTCCATCATATcaggaaaaataaactttggATTGTTGCTGTCACGAGAAATAATGTGGATAGTGCATTAATATGGgagtttttatttagattttccaatttattggaaaattttgggattaataatgatgattcAGTTCGTGACAAGTTTACTTTGGTCTATGACTTACTACATTGCATTTTAAGTATCGACGGTGTTCCATACGATACCGAATTGAGTAATATTTGTTCCAAACTAGGTATTATGccagtaaataaaaacgtAATAAGTGGTAGCAGTAACGGCAGTAGTACGGCTGATAGCAATGGTATCAGCATTAATGGCAGTAATAGCAATATTATGAATAGTGGTaataacagcaacagcagtAATAATCGTAGTATTGATGACAACGATTTTTTCAGTTCATTGAATCCAAAGAATTTTGGGAAGTTTCTTGATAGGAAATCAAACAGcaattcttcttctaataCTGCTTTGAACAGTTACAATAATACCACTTCTGATATACCCTGGAGACCCAATTTGGATATCAAatataagaaaaatgaGATATTTTTAGATATCATTGAgaatataaacattttaatttctaaaGAAGGGGATATTTTAAAGTCTTACATAGATGGTGTCGTTGAAATGCAATGCAAATTATCGGGTATGCCAGTCGTTCAGTTAAAGTTAAATGatgaacaacaacaacaaaaagcTGACGACTTTGAACATTACTTAGATTTggatatgaaaaaaaggaaaaagggtATTCCAGATTCGGCTGTTAAATCAGTTCATTTGGACGATTATAAATTTCATCAATGTGTccaattaaataaatttcacACTGATTGCTCCATAACATTTGTTCCACCGGATGGTAATATCGAGTTAATGACGTACCATGTGAAAGAGTACTTGAATTTACCATTTTCCATTCAGCCAATTGTAACTTCCAACTCAAGAACCAACTCAGTACACTATAGCATATCGTTGAAGTCATTGTTTTCATCCAAATTGAATGCTACAGATGTAGTTTTGAAGATACCTTTACCACAAGGCACACTCGAGTGTAACAGTAAAGCATCCAATGGGAAATGTAAATATTCTGTGGAAGAAAAGATGTTTTATTGGAGATTTAACAAGTTTCGTGGTTCAACTGAAAATATGTTACAAATGTCTGCAAGATTATCAGAAAACATCatatttgatttaaataaatggaATAAACCGGCGATTTCTTTGAAATTTGAAATTCTGATGTTTACTTGCAGTGGACTAACGGTTAAATATTGCAATGTCAGGGAAAGATCTAATAATTATAGAACAACTAAATGGATAAAGTATATTTCAAAGGCGGGATCGTATGAAGTTAGATATTAA
- the ATG42 gene encoding carboxypeptidase C (similar to Saccharomyces cerevisiae YBR139W | putative serine type carboxypeptidase): MVFIYKLITILLLLVTAANSLPTLKKKNLELPHALKQTYGHKNNNGNEFQVFQSNTDTDYSIRIKKIDPSILGVDTVQQWSGYLDYKDTKHFFYWFFESRNDPKNDPVILWLNGGPGCSSFTGLFFELGPSSISANLTPVYNPFSWNNNASVIFLEQPVGVGFSYSDDEQVTSTAVAGKDVYNFLELFFNQFPHLRSNKFHIAGESYAGHYIPQIAHEIAIEHSSDASFKLSSIMIGNGITDPLVQYKYYQPMACGKGGYPQVLTDEDCAKMESEIPRCELLNKGCYLSKTSFACIGANMYCENSVIGPYEKTGLNVYDIRAPCETDDGNCYIGQTYIEQYMNLKEVQEALGSDVDSYKGCSDAVFLGFALTGDGNKPFQEYVAELVDRNIPVLIYAGDKDYICNWLGNLGWVDHLDWTGKELFETLPLRPWYKDGVQYGQFKSLGSFNFLRVYDAGHMVPYDQPEASLAMVNSWISGSFS; the protein is encoded by the coding sequence ATGgtatttatatacaaaTTAATCACCATTCTGCTATTGTTGGTAACAGCAGCAAATTCATTAccaactttaaaaaagaaaaatttagaaTTACCACATGCCTTGAAACAAACATACGGCCATAAGaacaataatggtaatgaaTTCCAAGTTTTCCAATCTAATACAGATACTGACTATTCAATaagaatcaaaaaaattgaccCTTCAATCTTAGGAGTGGATACCGTTCAACAGTGGTCTGGTTATTTAGATTATAAAGACacaaaacattttttttattggttttTTGAAAGTAGAAATGACCCTAAAAATGACCCTGTTATTTTATGGTTAAATGGAGGTCCCGGTTGCTCTTCTTTTACtggtttgttttttgaGTTAGGCCCATCCTCAATAAGTGCCAATCTAACACCAGTTTATAACCCCTTTTCATGGAATAATAACGCATCTGTTATCTTTTTAGAACAACCAGTTGGTGTAGGGTTTTCATACAGTGATGATGAACAAGTCACCAGCACAGCAGTTGCTGGAAAAGACGTTTATAATTTCTTGGAGTTATTTTTCAACCAATTCCCACACTTGCGTTCCAATAAATTTCATATCGCTGGTGAATCATATGCTGGTCATTACATTCCACAAATTGCCCACGAAATTGCCATTGAACATTCAAGTGATGCATCCTTTAAATTGAGCTCTATTATGATTGGCAATGGTATAACTGATCCCTTGGTTCAATACAAATATTACCAGCCGATGGCATGCGGTAAAGGTGGTTACCCGCAGGTTCTAACCGATGAAGATTGTGCTAAGATGGAAAGTGAAATCCCAAGATGTGAGCTGTTGAATAAAGGTTGTTATTTATCCAAAACCAGTTTTGCTTGTATTGGCGCTAATATGTATTGTGAAAACTCGGTGATTGGACCCTATGAAAAAACTGGTTTAAACGTTTATGACATCCGTGCTCCTTGTGAAACCGATGATGGGAACTGTTATATTGGCCAGACTTACATTGAGCAATATATGAACTTGAAAGAGGTTCAAGAAGCCTTGGGCTCAGACGTTGATTCCTATAAAGGTTGTAGCGACGCTGTTTTCCTAGGATTTGCGTTAACTGGCGATGGAAATAAGCCATTCCAAGAATATGTTGCTGAACTAGTTGATAGAAACATACCTGTCTTAATTTACGCAGGGGATAAAGATTATATTTGTAACTGGTTGGGTAATTTGGGTTGGGTTGACCATTTGGACTGGACTGGTAAGGAACTTTTTGAAACTCTTCCATTAAGACCATGGTACAAGGATGGTGTACAGTATGGCCAGTTTAAAAGCCTAGGTTCTTTTAACTTCCTAAGAGTTTATGATGCTGGCCATATGGTTCCATATGATCAACCAGAAGCCAGTTTAGCTATGGTTAATTCATGGATTTCAGGAAGTTTTTCTTGA
- the AVO1 gene encoding Avo1p (similar to Saccharomyces cerevisiae YOL078W | AVO1 | Adheres VOraciously (to TOR2)): MDVIYSINKLRASFLKATNEPSLERVIEPYKLDELENELQTDKIKQLYYDEAKGIDYLEKLNSPPVDENYFSTVVYNGYSSMDHNNRKPNKFNSFTKINPNISSTALSIESNYNTVSNTHSRKPSATSFRGGGENISTSDIPSKPLGRAVSFNSQAKMDNNNNNSNFAANNHNNINDNKMITNYSGIQGGNNNLGNNINNNSINNNNTNGTTSTSTSTTITTNNNSGARLTLGLPPPTTKKNIIKNSKTVKKSKLKLSRLRLGNIFKSDRNKITPSELLASQQQQQMLDSETHDSSSINFYDKNIFDESLEAGIYDDDDDDDDDDDDVMNNNNNDGNFRHKNLDFNGNSKAFISYDEDNTEKLRTAKDNHSLRSLNSADDKTLKKTGILDAFSSFNPHNTKGDKTGTLTDTNGNTGTFSLSNHNDQKKTKDEKKRQEDGKEDKQIKVPQPNNVTKTNNSMTTSNNTDDHTNNTKKTNTSDNDNKHIESENNNSNGNAEKGQSSSKVNDGILNGINKASLKINGVPGTVDYNSNTSSGKKASEITSTSRKNRDFDVDSYINDDDLEELDLDYDDDSNKQVYDEITDDERSDNALKYTSSKDKLAESESSVIYEDTASSYGHSLLDSDDGYTDMRTNSQNMAIHDGKTTVSTLPVFTFDSRNTIPKNSVPSSQKLDFYDANLGEKMVGEMTSINKSAHTPRQSLSHIKTQEIPEPDSLKTNYKNKTSSYKPKQQPKQQRQVSKSQQQQSSKVLRKHRRTNSTDSRRSDIKQQINFPALSFEKKETLTDPFDSVEHKSQLTSLFRPDSGDENDPASQLHHFKYVSGDKVLPFESVTLHVYINDYDKFKHSSFKVKVRKSASVFEVIGFILLVFVEKENTTLPNYLNPNEFMLRVVDEDGEPFEDNFGILDRTSNISSVFDDEVVLCRITDEQEIKANELLTPMLGRKKGVTEGETRGKVNQLSYYKSMLDSDKQVIHDAPVEIKVYSYPYKEDSMNFTSITVSLTSKINDILVKYCKLKRFDPNDYCLKMVKQKYVYDLNNTVLSLDGEKIMEILSRKDSRKLKLGRYHATELGKQSTALPTIHSNDLTPITLDANGEYLPLSYADQHPNPQRTQQQEEHSKSKYATDNYSKTHSKHGKFNNNIFYKLKNPSKTSVGELNKKQKSSPQNYISSSSYTAGNKDYLLAGAYYKYKVWRRQQVSLINNKHERTLAIDGDYIYIIPPEDDQHWYDNNIKTKSFHISQVALVKKSSKVATYFKIFVERQQGLKRYYFEAVTPEECIEIVNKLQALKNAYNMNHL; the protein is encoded by the coding sequence ATGGATGTCATATATTCTATCAATAAATTAAGAgcatcttttttaaaagccACGAATGAACCTTCTTTAGAGCGTGTTATAGAACCATATAAATTAGATGAACTTGAAAACGAATTACAAACTGATAAAATTAAGCAATTATATTATGATGAGGCCAAAGGAATTGACTATTTAGAAAAGCTGAATTCCCCCCCTGTGGatgaaaattatttttcaactGTCGTATATAATGGGTATTCTTCAATGGACCATAACAATAGAAAACCAAATAAATTCAATTCATTTACTAAAATCAATCCCAATATAAGTTCTACAGCATTATCAATAGAATCCAATTATAACACTGTTAGTAACACGCACAGCAGGAAGCCTTCCGCAACATCGTTTAGGGGAGGTGGGGAAAACATATCGACTTCAGACATACCTTCCAAACCATTGGGGAGGGCAGTTTCTTTTAATAGCCAAGCTAAAatggataataataataataactcTAACTTTGCTGCCAATAatcacaataatattaatgataataaaatgatCACAAATTATAGCGGTATACAAGGTGGTAATAACAACCTTGGaaacaatattaacaacaacagcattaacaacaacaataccaaTGGCACCACCAGTACCAGCACCAGCACCACAATCACcaccaacaataatagtggAGCAAGATTAACCTTAGGTCTTCCACCTCCAActacaaagaaaaatataatcaaaaattcaaaaacaGTTAAGAAGTCAAAACTTAAATTATCCAGACTAAGATTaggaaatatttttaaatctgataggaataaaataacaccCAGTGAATTATTAGCGtctcaacaacaacagcaaatGTTGGATTCAGAAACTCATGACAGTTCAAGTATCAATTTTTatgacaaaaatatttttgacgAAAGCTTAGAAGCTGGTATttatgatgatgacgatgatgatgacgatgatgacgatgatgtaatgaacaataataataacgacGGAAATTTTAGACATAAAAACCTTGATTTTAACGGGAACTCCAAAGCGTTTATCAGTTATGATGAGGATAATACTGAAAAGTTGCGAACAGCTAAAGATAATCACAGTTTAAGGTCCCTGAACTCGGCAGACGAtaaaactttgaaaaagaCAGGTATTCTAGATGCCTTCTCGTCTTTTAATCCACACAATACTAAGGGAGATAAAACAGGAACATTAACCGATACGAATGGGAATACTGGTACTTTTTCCTTATCAAACCATAATGATCAAAAAAAGACcaaagatgaaaaaaagagacaGGAAGACGGGAAAGAAGATAAACAGATAAAAGTGCCCCAACCCAATAATGTCACCAAAACTAATAATTCTATGACAACATCTAACAATACTGATGATCATACAAACAACACCAAGAAGACTAATACTAGtgacaatgataataagcATATTGAATCggaaaacaataatagtaacgGAAATGCTGAAAAAGGACAAAGCAGCAGTAAAGTGAACGATGGTATCTTGAACGGTATTAATAAAgcttctttaaaaataaacggAGTACCAGGAACGGTAGATTATAATTCTAATACTTCATCTGGAAAGAAAGCCAGTGAAATAACTTCAACTTCTAGGAAAAATCGTGACTTTGATGTAGATTCTTACATTAATGACGACGATTTGGAAGAGTTGGATTTAgattatgatgatgattcGAACAAACAGGTTTACGATGAAATTACTGATGATGAAAGAAGTGATAATGCTTTGAAATACACCAGTTCTAAAGACAAATTAGCGGAATCTGAGAGTAGTGTGATATATGAGGATACTGCATCATCTTATGGACATTCTTTACTAGACTCTGACGACGGCTACACAGATATGAGGACGAATTCTCAAAATATGGCTATTCATGACGGTAAAACAACCGTTTCAACTTTACCCGTCTTTACATTTGATTCTCGAAACACTATCCCCAAAAATTCTGTTCCAAGTTCGCaaaaattagatttttATGATGCCAATTTAGGAGAAAAAATGGTTGGAGAAATGACAAGCATTAACAAAAGTGCACACACACCACGTCAAAGTTTATCTCACATTAAAACCCAGGAAATACCGGAACCAGATTCCTTAAAAACCAATTACAAAAACAAGACCTCAAGTTACAAACCTAAGCAACAACCAAAACAGCAACGACAAGTTTCAAAAAGTCAACAACAGCAATCAAGCAAAGTACTGAGGAAACATAGAAGAACTAATAGCACTGATTCTAGAAGATCAGACATAAAGcaacaaataaactttCCAGCATtatcttttgaaaaaaaggaaactTTAACTGATCCGTTCGATAGCGTTGAACATAAATCACAATTAACTTCTTTATTTAGGCCTGATTCTGGCGATGAAAATGATCCAGCTTCACAATTGCATCACTTTAAATATGTGTCTGGCGATAAAGTTTTGCCATTTGAGAGTGTTACATTACATGTTTATATAAACGACTATGACAAGTTTAAACACAGTTCCTTTAAAGTTAAAGTTAGAAAAAGCGCCAGCGTGTTTGAGGTTATTGGGtttattttgttggttTTCGTTGAAAAGGAGAACACCACACTGCCTAATTATTTGAACCCAAACGAATTTATGTTAAGGGTTGTTGATGAGGACGGTGAACCATTTGAAGATAACTTTGGTATATTAGACCGTACCTCCAACATCAGCTCTGTTTTTGACGACGAGGTTGTTTTGTGTCGTATTACTGATGAACAAGAAATAAAAGCTAATGAATTATTAACACCAATGCTAGGACGTAAGAAGGGTGTTACAGAGGGGGAAACAAGAGGCAAGGTTAATCAACTCAGTTATTATAAATCTATGCTTGATTCTGACAAACAAGTTATCCATGATGCCCCTGTAGAAATTAAAGTTTATTCTTACCCATACAAGGAGGATTCAATGAATTTCACTTCGATCACAGTATCATTAACATCGAAAATTAATGATATATTGGTTAAATATTGCAAACTCAAACGCTTTGATCCAAATGATTATTGTTTAAAGATggttaaacaaaaatatgtttacgatttaaataatacagTATTGTCCTTGGATGGGGAAAAAATCATGGAAATATTGTCAAGAAAAGATTCCCGAAAGCTTAAATTGGGCAGATACCATGCCACAGAACTTGGAAAGCAGTCTACTGCATTGCCTACTATTCATAGCAACGATTTAACTCCAATAACGTTGGATGCAAACGGGGAGTATTTACCATTATCGTATGCAGACCAGCATCCAAATCCACAACGTACACAGCAACAAGAAGAACACTCCAAATCCAAATATGCCACGgataattattcaaaaactCACTCTAAACATGGCaagtttaataataacattttctataaattgaaaaatccCTCGAAAACAAGCGTTGGCGAATTAAACAAGAAGCAGAAATCGTCACCGCAAAATTACatatcatcttcatcttaCACTGCTGGTAATAAAGACTATTTACTTGCGGGTGCTTACTACAAATATAAAGTTTGGAGGAGGCAACAGGtttcattaattaataataaacatgaGAGAACGTTGGCTATAGATGGtgattatatttatattattccCCCTGAAGACGATCAACATTGGtatgacaataatattaagaCCAAATCTTTTCATATAAGCCAGGTAGCtttagtaaaaaaatcttCTAAAGTGGCTACTtactttaaaatatttgtagaGAGACAACAAGGATTAAAGAGATATTACTTTGAGGCTGTTACACCGGAAGAGTGCATTGAAATTGTAAACAAATTACAGGCTTTAAAGAATGCATATAATATGAACCATTTATAA